One Rhodospirillales bacterium genomic window, GCGCCACACGTCGCGGAGCACGGCCGCCTCATCCTCCGCGTTCTCCAGGGTGTGCAGCAACAAGACCCGGTCGAACACGCTGTCAGCGACGGGCAGCGCCTCCGGCTCGACCCCGACCCGCAAGTGCCGCGATGTGGCGTCGCGCTCCGGAACGCCCGGATGCAGCCCCACCACCCGGTCAGCATCGGTCGCCAGCCCGGCGAGGGCGGCGCCGGTG contains:
- a CDS encoding methyltransferase type 11, which gives rise to MSPDATARFYRTPRGSEAARLLIAAVEAGWSDYRGLRVAVLGPTGAALAGLATDADRVVGLHPGVPERDATSRHLRVGVEPEALPVADSVFDRVLLLHTLENAEDEAAVLRDVWR